A stretch of Mesorhizobium sp. M2A.F.Ca.ET.046.03.2.1 DNA encodes these proteins:
- a CDS encoding heme biosynthesis protein HemY yields MIRLLVFLAVVFALGLGFAWLADRPGEMLVTFNGYQYQVTLMVAAVAIAGVVAAVMIVWWLIKSLWNSPYTISRYFRVRRRDRGYQALSTGMIAAGAGDGALARKKTKEAAKLISADQEPLINLLDAQASLLEGDHEGAREKFERMLDDPEMRLLGLRGLYLEAERLGDRNAARHYAGRAAAVAPQLAWAAESTLEELTERGDWDGALKLVEAQKSTRQIERDAANRRRAVLLTAKAQALVDSDPNAARTAALEANKLAPDFAPAAVIAADLVIRQNDVRKGSKILEAAWKAEPHPDIAELYTHARPGDAVLDRLNRAKKLQELKKNHAESSMAVARAALDAQDFATARREAEAAIRMDRREGAYLLLADIEEAETGDQGKVRQLLSKAVRAPRDPAWVADGVISERWAPVSPVTGKLDAFTWRAPMERLGQLIDSETDAAVPAIAAAPPAEPAEKAIDIVADAPAEKPAPANGGEKDAAVTEDVSEAQTARRGSELPPLPDDPGVAPEEEAEKSPRRFRLF; encoded by the coding sequence ATGATCCGCCTTCTCGTTTTCCTCGCCGTCGTCTTCGCGCTGGGGCTGGGCTTTGCCTGGCTGGCCGACCGTCCGGGCGAGATGCTCGTCACCTTCAACGGCTACCAGTACCAGGTCACGCTGATGGTGGCGGCGGTGGCGATCGCCGGCGTGGTCGCCGCGGTGATGATCGTCTGGTGGCTGATCAAGTCGCTGTGGAACAGCCCCTATACGATCTCGCGCTATTTCCGCGTGCGCCGCCGCGACCGCGGCTACCAGGCGCTGTCGACCGGCATGATCGCGGCCGGCGCCGGCGACGGCGCGCTGGCGCGCAAGAAGACCAAGGAAGCGGCGAAGCTGATCAGCGCCGACCAGGAGCCGTTGATCAACCTGCTCGACGCACAGGCCTCGCTGCTCGAGGGCGATCATGAAGGCGCGCGCGAGAAATTCGAGCGCATGCTCGACGATCCCGAGATGCGGCTGCTCGGCCTGCGCGGGCTTTATCTCGAGGCCGAGCGGCTCGGCGACCGCAACGCCGCGCGCCACTATGCCGGCCGCGCGGCGGCGGTGGCGCCGCAGCTCGCCTGGGCGGCGGAGTCGACGCTGGAGGAACTGACCGAACGTGGCGACTGGGACGGCGCGCTGAAGCTGGTCGAGGCGCAGAAATCGACCAGGCAGATCGAACGCGATGCCGCCAACCGCCGTCGCGCCGTGCTGCTGACGGCCAAGGCGCAGGCGCTGGTCGACAGCGACCCGAACGCGGCCCGCACCGCGGCGCTCGAGGCCAACAAGCTGGCGCCCGATTTCGCGCCGGCCGCGGTGATCGCCGCCGATCTGGTTATCCGGCAAAACGACGTGCGCAAGGGCTCCAAGATCCTGGAAGCCGCCTGGAAGGCCGAGCCGCATCCCGACATTGCCGAGCTTTACACGCATGCGAGGCCGGGCGACGCCGTGCTCGACCGTCTCAACCGGGCAAAGAAGCTGCAGGAATTGAAGAAGAACCACGCCGAGTCGTCGATGGCCGTGGCGCGGGCGGCGCTCGACGCGCAGGACTTCGCCACCGCGCGGCGCGAGGCGGAGGCCGCGATCCGCATGGATCGCCGCGAGGGCGCCTATCTTCTGCTCGCCGATATCGAGGAAGCCGAGACCGGCGACCAAGGCAAGGTCAGGCAGCTGCTGTCCAAAGCCGTACGTGCGCCGCGCGATCCGGCCTGGGTGGCGGACGGCGTCATCTCCGAGCGCTGGGCGCCGGTGTCGCCGGTCACCGGCAAGCTCGACGCCTTCACCTGGCGCGCGCCGATGGAGCGGCTCGGCCAGTTGATCGACAGCGAGACGGACGCTGCGGTGCCGGCGATCGCAGCTGCGCCTCCGGCCGAACCCGCTGAAAAGGCGATCGACATTGTTGCCGACGCGCCCGCCGAGAAGCCGGCGCCGGCGAATGGCGGCGAGAAGGACGCGGCTGTTACGGAGGATGTCAGCGAAGCTCAAACCGCCAGGCGGGGTTCGGAATTGCCTCCTCTGCCCGACGATCCGGGTGTCGCGCCGGAAGAGGAAGCGGAAAAATCGCCGCGCCGGTTTCGTTTGTTCTGA
- the tsaD gene encoding tRNA (adenosine(37)-N6)-threonylcarbamoyltransferase complex transferase subunit TsaD, with product MRVLGIETSCDETAASVVALDGGAAPEILSNVVLSQIEEHAAFGGVVPEIAARAHVEALDGIVEAALADSSVSLDEVDAIAATAGPGLVGGLIVGLMTAKAIAAAANKPLIAINHLEGHALTARLTDGLDFPYLLLLVSGGHTQIVAVRGVGDYQRWATTIDDALGEAFDKTAKMLGLPYPGGPNVEKAAATGDAGGFAFPRPMKGSAQPDFSFSGLKTAVRQAATAIAPLSDQDVADICASFQAAVADALGDRVGRALARFRQEFPDQAKPALVVAGGVAANRTIKATLEALCAQAGFAFVAPPQKLCTDNAAMIAWAGIERLRAGIADENTADFVPRSRWPLDSVSAPLVGSGRRGAKA from the coding sequence ATCCGCGTTCTGGGCATTGAGACGAGCTGCGACGAGACGGCGGCCAGCGTTGTGGCGCTGGACGGCGGCGCCGCGCCCGAAATCCTGTCCAACGTGGTGTTAAGTCAAATCGAGGAGCATGCCGCCTTCGGCGGCGTCGTGCCGGAGATCGCCGCGCGCGCCCATGTCGAGGCGCTGGACGGCATCGTCGAGGCGGCGCTCGCCGACTCGTCCGTCTCGCTAGACGAGGTCGACGCCATCGCCGCCACCGCCGGTCCCGGCCTTGTCGGCGGGCTGATCGTCGGCCTGATGACGGCCAAGGCGATCGCCGCCGCCGCGAACAAGCCGCTGATCGCCATCAACCACCTCGAGGGCCACGCGCTGACCGCGCGGCTGACCGACGGGCTGGACTTCCCTTACCTTCTGCTGCTCGTCTCCGGCGGCCACACCCAGATCGTCGCGGTGCGCGGCGTCGGCGACTACCAGCGCTGGGCGACCACGATCGACGATGCGCTCGGCGAGGCCTTCGACAAGACGGCCAAGATGCTCGGCCTGCCCTATCCCGGCGGCCCGAATGTCGAGAAGGCGGCGGCGACAGGCGACGCCGGCGGCTTCGCCTTCCCGCGCCCGATGAAAGGCTCGGCGCAGCCGGATTTCTCCTTCTCCGGCCTGAAGACGGCGGTGCGCCAGGCGGCGACCGCGATTGCGCCGCTGAGCGACCAGGACGTCGCCGACATCTGCGCCTCGTTCCAGGCCGCGGTGGCCGACGCGCTGGGCGACCGTGTCGGCCGCGCGCTTGCCCGCTTCCGCCAGGAATTTCCCGATCAGGCAAAGCCGGCGCTGGTCGTCGCCGGCGGCGTCGCGGCCAACCGCACGATCAAGGCGACGCTTGAAGCGCTTTGCGCGCAAGCCGGCTTCGCCTTCGTCGCGCCGCCGCAGAAACTGTGCACCGACAATGCGGCGATGATCGCCTGGGCCGGCATCGAACGCCTGCGCGCCGGCATCGCCGACGAGAACACCGCCGATTTCGTGCCGCGTTCGCGCTGGCCGCTCGACAGCGTGTCCGCGCCCCTGGTCGGCTCAGGCCGGCGTGGGGCCAAGGCATGA
- a CDS encoding MFS transporter, whose translation MTAEATSPDQRYAAFRHRPFLSYWTARFLTTFATMIVSVAVGWQVYDLTRDPFDLGIVGIVQFLPSLLLVLVTGVVADRFGRRLIMTLATLVEAGCALALLLLTLRGLHGPLPIFIVLAMFGIARAFYGPASSSLFANLVPQEDFANAIAWNSSAWQTATIVGPVAGGLLYGVSAEAAYATAAILMLAAAVLIFTIPKPAQQTATDKPTMQTLFAGFGYIWSEKIVLGAISLDLFAVLLSGASALLPVYARDILQLGPWGLGLLRSAPGIGAICVAVWLAGHPIRDHAGKIMLGFVALFGAFTVLFGVSTITWLSIAALALLGATDMFSVYIRETLIQLWTPDEVRGRVNAVNQVFVGASNEVGEFRAGTMAALIGTVPAVVIGGIGAIAVAGLWAWLFPALRQVRHLNSRE comes from the coding sequence ATGACAGCCGAAGCAACCTCACCAGACCAGCGTTACGCCGCGTTCCGGCACCGCCCGTTCCTCAGCTACTGGACGGCGCGTTTCCTCACCACCTTCGCCACGATGATCGTGTCCGTCGCGGTCGGCTGGCAGGTCTACGACCTGACCCGCGACCCGTTCGATCTCGGCATTGTCGGCATCGTCCAGTTCCTGCCTTCGCTGCTTCTGGTCCTGGTCACCGGGGTGGTCGCCGACCGCTTCGGCCGCCGGCTGATCATGACGCTGGCGACGCTGGTCGAGGCCGGCTGCGCGCTGGCCCTGCTGCTTCTGACGCTGCGTGGCCTTCACGGCCCGCTGCCGATCTTCATCGTGCTGGCGATGTTCGGCATTGCGCGGGCCTTCTACGGACCGGCTTCGTCCTCGCTCTTCGCCAATCTCGTGCCGCAGGAGGATTTCGCCAACGCCATCGCCTGGAACTCGTCGGCCTGGCAGACGGCGACCATCGTCGGCCCGGTCGCGGGCGGCCTGCTCTACGGCGTGTCGGCGGAAGCCGCCTACGCCACCGCCGCCATATTGATGCTCGCCGCCGCGGTGCTCATCTTCACCATCCCGAAGCCCGCTCAGCAGACGGCCACCGACAAGCCGACGATGCAGACGCTGTTTGCCGGCTTCGGCTATATCTGGAGCGAGAAGATCGTGCTCGGCGCGATCTCTCTCGACCTCTTCGCCGTGCTCCTGTCGGGCGCCTCGGCGCTGCTGCCGGTCTATGCACGCGACATCCTGCAGCTTGGCCCCTGGGGCCTCGGCCTGCTGCGCTCGGCGCCCGGCATCGGCGCGATCTGTGTCGCCGTCTGGCTAGCCGGTCACCCGATCCGCGACCATGCCGGCAAGATCATGCTGGGCTTCGTCGCCTTGTTCGGCGCCTTCACCGTGCTGTTTGGCGTCTCGACCATCACCTGGCTGTCGATCGCAGCCCTTGCCCTCCTCGGCGCCACCGACATGTTCAGCGTCTACATCCGCGAGACGCTGATCCAGCTCTGGACGCCCGACGAGGTGCGCGGCCGCGTCAACGCCGTCAACCAGGTCTTCGTCGGCGCCTCCAACGAGGTCGGCGAATTCCGCGCCGGCACGATGGCGGCGCTGATCGGCACCGTTCCCGCCGTGGTGATCGGCGGCATCGGCGCCATCGCGGTCGCGGGGCTGTGGGCCTGGCTGTTCCCGGCGCTGCGGCAGGTGCGGCATTTGAACAGCCGCGAGTGA
- a CDS encoding uroporphyrinogen-III synthase, with amino-acid sequence MVRVLVTRPEPGASRTARHLEALGFQPVLLPLTETRALPVESAIGADAVAVAVTSANAVRHAPKPLVASLAELPCHAVGKRTAEACRAVGFLSVAEGPGDAEALADAIAGGLAGKAIVYLCGRVRFPVFEQRLTAAGVHVQAIETYDTTGVDYGDADVVARLSGRPVEAALLYSAKASLALVGLMARPTLRYLFEKTQFLALSTRVGQPMEGIAGSRVRVASQPEEEALLALLSQPR; translated from the coding sequence ATGGTCCGCGTCCTGGTGACGAGGCCGGAGCCCGGCGCGTCGCGCACGGCGCGACACCTCGAAGCCCTGGGATTTCAGCCTGTCCTGCTGCCGCTTACCGAGACGAGGGCATTGCCGGTCGAGTCGGCCATCGGCGCCGATGCCGTCGCGGTTGCGGTCACCAGCGCCAATGCGGTGCGCCATGCGCCAAAGCCGCTGGTCGCGTCGCTTGCGGAACTGCCATGCCACGCGGTCGGCAAACGGACGGCCGAGGCCTGCCGGGCGGTGGGATTTTTATCGGTCGCGGAAGGTCCGGGCGATGCCGAGGCGCTGGCCGACGCCATCGCCGGCGGCCTTGCCGGCAAGGCAATCGTCTATCTGTGCGGCCGCGTCCGCTTTCCGGTGTTCGAGCAGCGGCTGACGGCGGCCGGCGTGCATGTCCAGGCAATCGAGACCTACGACACGACAGGCGTCGACTATGGCGATGCCGATGTGGTCGCCCGCCTGTCGGGCCGGCCGGTCGAGGCCGCGCTGCTCTATTCAGCCAAGGCCAGCTTAGCGCTGGTCGGCCTGATGGCGCGGCCGACACTACGGTATCTCTTTGAAAAAACGCAGTTCCTGGCGCTCTCGACGCGCGTCGGCCAGCCGATGGAAGGCATTGCCGGCAGCAGGGTCCGCGTCGCATCCCAGCCTGAGGAAGAGGCGTTGCTCGCGCTTTTGTCGCAACCGCGCTAG
- a CDS encoding ROK family protein codes for MAKAAKTAAKGSDPIVLSIDVGGSHVKILTSAGGEMRRFPSGPSLTPDQVVASVGKLAEGLTYDLISMGFPGPVRDNKPSLDPFNLGKGWDGYDFTASFGKPVKLVNDALMQAIGSYDGGRMLFLGLGTGLGAAMIIRNVGQPMELAHLPYKKGATFEDYVGERGLVKHGKKKWRKYVFDVVGRLRAALQPDYVVIGGGNVDKLDELPEKSRRGDNTRAFEGGFRLWCDKALIV; via the coding sequence ATGGCGAAGGCAGCAAAGACCGCCGCGAAGGGCAGCGATCCGATCGTGCTCAGCATCGATGTCGGCGGCTCGCATGTGAAGATCCTCACCAGCGCCGGCGGCGAGATGCGCCGCTTTCCGTCCGGCCCGAGCCTGACCCCCGACCAGGTCGTCGCTTCGGTCGGGAAACTGGCGGAGGGCCTGACCTACGACTTGATCTCGATGGGCTTTCCCGGCCCTGTAAGGGACAACAAGCCCTCGCTCGATCCCTTCAATCTCGGCAAGGGCTGGGACGGCTATGATTTCACCGCCTCCTTCGGCAAGCCGGTGAAACTCGTCAACGACGCCTTGATGCAGGCGATCGGCAGCTATGACGGAGGCCGCATGCTGTTCCTCGGCCTCGGCACGGGCCTGGGCGCCGCCATGATCATCAGGAATGTCGGCCAGCCGATGGAGCTTGCCCATCTGCCTTACAAGAAGGGCGCGACTTTCGAGGATTATGTCGGCGAGCGCGGCCTGGTGAAGCACGGGAAGAAGAAGTGGCGCAAATACGTTTTCGACGTCGTGGGCAGGCTTCGGGCCGCCTTGCAGCCGGACTATGTCGTGATCGGCGGCGGCAATGTCGACAAGCTCGATGAATTGCCTGAAAAATCCCGGCGCGGCGACAACACTCGCGCTTTCGAGGGTGGATTTCGTCTATGGTGCGACAAGGCGCTGATCGTCTGA
- a CDS encoding MucR family transcriptional regulator has product MDEDTSTAKEVDLLELTAHIVSAYVAKNRLPASDLGGLIASVASSIGGISQPEPAAPPPTPAVNPRRSVTPDYIICLEDGKKFKSLKRHIGVHFGLTPEAYRAKWGLPVDYPMVAPNYAASRSQLAKSIGLGRKAEPEPAKPARGRKAKASA; this is encoded by the coding sequence GTGGACGAAGACACCAGCACAGCCAAGGAAGTCGATCTGCTCGAGCTCACCGCTCACATCGTTTCGGCCTATGTCGCGAAAAACCGCCTGCCCGCTTCGGACCTGGGCGGTCTGATCGCCAGCGTCGCCTCGTCGATCGGCGGGATCAGCCAGCCGGAACCCGCGGCGCCCCCGCCGACCCCCGCCGTCAATCCCAGGCGCTCGGTGACGCCTGACTACATCATCTGCCTCGAGGACGGGAAGAAGTTCAAATCGCTGAAGCGCCATATCGGCGTGCATTTCGGCCTGACGCCCGAAGCCTACCGCGCCAAATGGGGCTTGCCGGTCGACTATCCGATGGTCGCTCCCAACTACGCGGCTTCGCGCTCGCAGCTGGCCAAATCGATCGGACTCGGCCGCAAGGCGGAACCGGAACCGGCAAAGCCCGCCAGGGGCAGGAAGGCCAAGGCGAGCGCTTGA
- the hemC gene encoding hydroxymethylbilane synthase → MQTLKIGTRGSPLALAQAHETRARLMQAHGLPEQAFEVIAISTSGDRIQDRPLSEAGGKGLFTKEIEEALLDGRIDIAVHSSKDMPTVLPDGLELVTFLPREDARDAFIGKRVKRIADLPHGAVVGSSSLRRQALLRRMRPDFEVVIFRGNVQTRLRKLDEGVAEGTILAYAGLKRLGLEHVVTDLMSLEDFPPAPGQGAIGIETRVGDREVEKMLAAIHHVPTGQALACERAFLAALDGSCRTPIAGHATVAGEKLSFAGLIISPDGSQSHEVRLEGEAADAAEIGLNAARTVRARAGAEFFDGWA, encoded by the coding sequence ATGCAAACTTTGAAAATCGGAACACGCGGCAGCCCGCTGGCGCTGGCCCAGGCGCATGAGACGCGGGCGCGGCTGATGCAGGCGCACGGGCTGCCCGAGCAAGCCTTCGAAGTGATTGCGATCTCGACCAGCGGCGACCGCATCCAGGACCGGCCGCTCTCGGAAGCCGGCGGCAAGGGCCTGTTCACCAAGGAAATCGAGGAAGCGCTGCTCGACGGCCGCATCGACATCGCCGTGCATTCGTCGAAGGACATGCCGACGGTGCTGCCCGACGGGCTGGAGCTTGTCACCTTCCTGCCGCGCGAGGACGCGCGCGACGCTTTCATCGGCAAACGGGTGAAGCGGATCGCCGACCTGCCGCATGGCGCAGTGGTCGGTTCGTCGTCGCTCAGGCGCCAGGCGCTGCTTCGCCGTATGCGGCCGGATTTCGAGGTGGTGATCTTCCGCGGCAATGTGCAGACAAGGCTGCGCAAGCTCGACGAAGGCGTCGCCGAGGGCACCATCCTGGCCTATGCCGGGCTGAAGCGGCTCGGGCTCGAACATGTCGTCACCGACCTGATGTCGCTCGAGGATTTCCCGCCGGCGCCGGGGCAAGGCGCGATCGGCATCGAAACCCGTGTCGGCGACCGCGAGGTCGAAAAAATGCTGGCGGCGATCCATCATGTGCCGACCGGCCAGGCGCTCGCCTGCGAGCGCGCTTTCCTCGCCGCGCTCGACGGCTCCTGCCGCACGCCGATCGCCGGCCATGCGACGGTCGCAGGCGAAAAACTGTCCTTCGCCGGGCTGATCATCTCGCCCGATGGCTCGCAATCGCATGAGGTGCGGCTGGAAGGCGAGGCCGCGGACGCGGCGGAGATCGGGCTGAACGCCGCGCGGACGGTCCGCGCCAGGGCGGGCGCTGAATTCTTCGACGGCTGGGCCTGA
- a CDS encoding glutamine amidotransferase, which translates to MPPRARPRPKILIVLHQETSSPGRVGHMLLEEGFDLDIRRPPLGDELPCTLDGHAGAVVFGGPMSANDEDEFVRRETDWLQIPLKENRPFLGICLGAQMLANHLGGKVEGHGDGLVEIGWYPLKATEAGKQLLHWPEMVYQFHREGFSLPKEATLLATAETYPNQAFRYGENAWGIQFHGELTRIMMHRWVVRGAHRFELPGAQPGRDHLGGRLIWDMHLKRWLGEFLGLIFGRPAAG; encoded by the coding sequence ATGCCACCCAGAGCGAGGCCGAGACCAAAAATCCTGATCGTGCTGCATCAGGAAACGTCGAGCCCCGGCCGCGTCGGCCATATGCTGCTGGAAGAAGGTTTCGACCTCGACATCCGCAGACCGCCATTGGGCGACGAATTGCCCTGCACGTTGGACGGCCATGCCGGCGCGGTGGTGTTCGGCGGGCCGATGAGCGCCAATGACGAGGACGAGTTCGTCCGCCGCGAGACCGACTGGCTGCAAATCCCGCTGAAGGAGAACCGGCCGTTCCTCGGCATCTGCCTCGGCGCGCAGATGCTCGCCAACCATCTCGGCGGCAAGGTCGAGGGCCATGGCGATGGGTTGGTCGAGATCGGCTGGTATCCGCTGAAGGCGACCGAGGCCGGCAAGCAGCTGCTGCACTGGCCGGAAATGGTCTACCAGTTCCACCGCGAGGGCTTTTCGCTGCCGAAGGAAGCGACGCTGCTGGCGACAGCGGAAACCTATCCCAACCAGGCGTTTCGTTACGGCGAGAACGCCTGGGGTATCCAGTTCCATGGCGAGCTGACCCGGATAATGATGCATCGCTGGGTGGTGCGCGGCGCGCATCGCTTCGAGCTCCCCGGCGCCCAGCCCGGCCGCGACCATCTCGGCGGCCGGCTGATCTGGGACATGCACCTCAAGCGCTGGCTGGGTGAGTTTTTGGGGCTGATTTTTGGCAGGCCGGCGGCGGGGTAA
- a CDS encoding aminotransferase class I/II-fold pyridoxal phosphate-dependent enzyme yields the protein MNYARMLIEKEAPEEYGYDRIRYNLSESSIADQKLSDIGLTLPNLTLFYGEHRGDKDLRALIAAQDNGLSHADVLVTAGAAGALFIIATALLSPADHLVVVRPNYATNIETPKAIGCAISYVDLDFDQGFAIDIEHVKAELRPNTKLISVTCPHNPTGTMMTRADLDALIALAEHHKCRLLVDETYRDLSYGERLPAAASLSPSAISVCSLSKAFGIPGIRIGWLLTRDPQLQETFLAAKEQIGICGSVIDEAIARATLERRDAFLASLLPEMARRRDIVQAWIDGETLVDWVRPQGGVVGFPRLNIDAGFDLDRFYTRLLEEHGAYVGPGHWFEMPKRFFRLGFGWPTEAELRGGLAAISAALRS from the coding sequence ATGAACTACGCCAGGATGCTGATCGAGAAGGAAGCGCCGGAGGAATACGGCTACGACCGCATCCGCTACAACCTCTCCGAAAGCTCGATCGCCGACCAGAAACTCTCCGACATCGGTCTGACGCTGCCGAACCTCACCTTGTTCTATGGCGAGCATCGCGGCGACAAGGACCTGCGCGCGCTGATCGCCGCGCAGGACAACGGCCTTTCCCACGCCGATGTGCTGGTGACGGCGGGCGCGGCCGGCGCGCTGTTCATCATCGCCACCGCGCTGCTGTCGCCCGCTGACCATCTTGTCGTCGTCCGGCCGAACTACGCCACCAACATCGAGACGCCGAAGGCGATCGGCTGCGCCATCTCCTATGTCGATCTCGATTTCGACCAGGGCTTTGCCATCGACATCGAGCACGTGAAGGCGGAGCTGCGGCCGAACACGAAACTGATCAGCGTCACCTGCCCGCACAACCCGACCGGCACGATGATGACACGCGCCGATCTCGACGCGCTGATCGCGCTTGCCGAACATCACAAGTGCCGCCTGCTGGTCGACGAGACCTATCGCGATCTCTCCTACGGCGAGCGCCTGCCGGCGGCGGCCTCGCTCAGCCCAAGCGCCATCAGCGTCTGCTCCCTGTCCAAGGCTTTCGGCATCCCGGGCATCCGCATCGGCTGGCTGCTGACCCGCGATCCGCAACTGCAGGAAACCTTCCTCGCCGCCAAGGAGCAGATCGGCATCTGCGGCAGCGTCATCGACGAGGCGATCGCGCGCGCCACGCTCGAACGCCGTGACGCCTTCCTCGCCTCGCTGCTGCCGGAGATGGCAAGGCGCCGCGACATCGTGCAGGCCTGGATCGACGGCGAGACGCTGGTCGACTGGGTGCGGCCGCAAGGCGGCGTCGTCGGGTTCCCGCGGCTCAATATCGATGCGGGCTTCGACCTCGACCGCTTCTACACCCGGCTGCTGGAGGAGCACGGCGCCTATGTCGGTCCCGGCCACTGGTTCGAGATGCCGAAGCGCTTCTTCCGCCTTGGCTTCGGCTGGCCGACGGAAGCGGAGCTGCGCGGCGGGCTGGCCGCCATCTCCGCCGCGTTGCGGAGCTGA
- a CDS encoding TerB family tellurite resistance protein, with the protein MFERVLAFLRDLPGGGEAKPSADDPRVAASALLYHVMNADGVRQDVEWERFKQILAETYSVSGEELDALAAAGERADNEAIDLYAFTSVLKRDLDAEARKAFIGLMWEIVYADGELDELEDNTVWRVAELIGVERRDRIEARRKAAAQVPGARGKSSDE; encoded by the coding sequence ATGTTCGAGCGCGTATTGGCCTTCCTGAGGGACCTACCGGGAGGCGGCGAGGCCAAGCCGAGCGCCGACGATCCGCGCGTCGCGGCTTCCGCGTTGCTCTACCATGTGATGAACGCCGACGGCGTGCGCCAGGACGTCGAATGGGAGCGCTTCAAGCAGATCCTGGCCGAGACCTATTCGGTGAGCGGCGAGGAGCTCGACGCGCTGGCCGCGGCCGGCGAGCGCGCCGACAATGAGGCGATCGACCTCTACGCCTTCACCAGCGTCTTGAAGCGCGATCTCGACGCCGAGGCGCGCAAGGCCTTCATCGGCCTGATGTGGGAAATCGTCTATGCCGACGGCGAGCTTGACGAGCTGGAGGACAACACCGTCTGGCGGGTCGCCGAGCTGATCGGCGTCGAGCGCCGTGACCGCATCGAGGCGCGCCGCAAGGCGGCGGCGCAGGTGCCCGGCGCGCGGGGCAAGTCGAGCGACGAATAA
- a CDS encoding COG4223 family protein: MVKTPKMRHSKTRREPVTIELEPGAVSRITDEDAAKAKAAQTDEAKAEEAAAASQPEAPEEPIHAEQADIEPWEHSDAAQAAAGAGKDEPEAPYPGGSDEPKSQPQGFDYNFEDASAAAAGAPAAKSSEMRSEARGEDRAPQPSRRTGVSAIAAGVIGGVIALAGAGLLQAVGLLGAPGSNGGSLEGVNGEIASLKSEIAALKESGDKGASAKVEGLSTAIEQVKSDVAALKSSAGQGGDSAALKALGDKVGQIETAVADLQKNRNAAPVDLGPLNEKIAGLDALVKSTGDAAKAEDGRLAALEQSVSQLSGKVEAQASQPKIALAIAASALKSALDRGAPFATELDTFAAIAPDAPELAALRSYADKGVPTRATIASEAEAAANAMVEAAKPVDQDAGFFQSLVSSAESLVKVRPVGSVEGNGAPETVARMEVAVNQGDYAKALSEYDTLPDASKAAGADFAGKLKARLEVEKQLEALIAGATKA, from the coding sequence ATGGTCAAGACGCCGAAGATGCGACATTCGAAGACCCGGCGCGAGCCGGTGACCATCGAACTCGAGCCCGGCGCCGTCTCGCGAATCACCGACGAGGATGCCGCGAAGGCCAAGGCCGCACAGACCGACGAGGCGAAGGCGGAAGAGGCTGCGGCCGCTTCGCAGCCGGAGGCGCCGGAAGAGCCCATCCATGCCGAGCAGGCCGATATCGAGCCGTGGGAGCATAGCGACGCCGCCCAGGCAGCGGCCGGGGCCGGCAAGGACGAGCCCGAGGCGCCGTATCCAGGCGGCTCCGATGAGCCGAAGAGCCAGCCCCAGGGCTTCGACTACAATTTCGAGGACGCATCCGCTGCCGCTGCCGGCGCCCCGGCAGCGAAATCAAGCGAGATGCGAAGCGAGGCACGGGGTGAGGATCGCGCGCCGCAGCCGTCGAGGAGAACCGGCGTCAGCGCCATCGCAGCGGGGGTCATCGGCGGCGTGATCGCGCTTGCCGGCGCCGGCCTGCTGCAGGCGGTCGGCCTGCTTGGCGCGCCGGGATCGAACGGCGGATCGCTCGAAGGCGTCAATGGCGAGATCGCGTCGCTGAAAAGCGAGATCGCGGCGCTGAAGGAAAGCGGCGACAAGGGAGCCTCCGCCAAGGTCGAGGGTCTGTCCACGGCGATCGAGCAGGTCAAGTCCGATGTGGCGGCGTTGAAATCCTCGGCGGGGCAAGGCGGTGACAGTGCCGCGCTCAAGGCGCTCGGCGACAAGGTCGGCCAGATCGAGACCGCCGTTGCCGATCTGCAGAAGAACCGCAATGCGGCGCCCGTCGATCTCGGTCCGCTCAACGAGAAGATAGCCGGGCTCGACGCTCTGGTGAAATCGACCGGCGACGCGGCCAAGGCCGAGGATGGCCGGCTGGCGGCGCTGGAACAGTCCGTGTCGCAGCTTTCCGGCAAGGTCGAGGCGCAGGCCTCGCAGCCCAAGATCGCGCTGGCCATTGCCGCCTCGGCGCTGAAGTCGGCGCTCGACCGCGGCGCGCCCTTCGCGACCGAGCTCGACACCTTCGCGGCCATCGCGCCGGACGCGCCCGAGCTCGCGGCGCTGCGCTCCTATGCCGACAAGGGCGTGCCGACCCGCGCCACCATCGCGTCGGAGGCCGAAGCCGCCGCAAACGCCATGGTCGAGGCGGCAAAGCCTGTCGACCAGGATGCCGGTTTCTTCCAGAGCCTGGTGTCGAGCGCGGAATCGCTGGTCAAGGTGCGGCCGGTCGGCAGCGTTGAAGGCAACGGCGCGCCCGAAACCGTCGCCCGCATGGAAGTGGCGGTCAACCAGGGCGACTACGCCAAGGCGCTCAGCGAGTATGACACGCTGCCCGACGCCTCAAAGGCCGCCGGCGCCGACTTTGCCGGCAAACTGAAGGCGCGGCTGGAGGTCGAAAAGCAGCTCGAAGCGCTGATTGCCGGCGCGACGAAGGCGTGA